GCTTCTGTTGACCacaaaactcatctttttatcttTCATAATTCTCTGTCAAGATTGCATGAGTGACCCTCATGTATGAAGAACAAAGATAATCTAATATGAATCAACAGCACCATTCAAACTGGGAACTGAATTCAAGATTCATTCTGTATGGAATGGATCAATGTCATGACTCTTTCTTTCATGAAATCCTTTGTGACACACTTACAACTTCCAAACCTAGCACCGAGCCATGCAGCGACCCATATCGCAACAAGCGCACTCCGCCTGCATTCGTCGAGATGTTCCCTCCTATATGACATGATCCCTTTGCACCTAGATCCAATGGCATCACAAGATCATGGTCACCGACGTATGCTTCTAAATTTTCCAGGATGCATCCAGCTTCACAAATCAGGATACCTGGGTAAAAGAATTCAATACAATCAGTTTCCAGCCGAAGTAGGATTGGTCTACAACTCTTTGATCCATCAAACCAAAGCAAGTAGCAAGTTGCCAGACCTTGTATCGAGCAATTACTGACAATAGAATAAATGTCACTGGCAGATGTGTTGTTATTGTATCTCATACACTTTAGACCAAATGATCttgatatgaaatattttggGCTGTCAACAAGTCCCTCTGGAGTAAAAGGGCAAGCATTAGTTTTCATTTTTCATACCTGATATTGGATCAAGACTAATGACCTGGTTCATTAGTTTCATAGAGAGGacgatttcatcaaaaacaggCACACTTCCGCCAACAAGACTGGTATTGCCTCCTTGAGGTACAACTGCAAGACTTCTTTCATTGCAATACTTCACAATCTTGGAAACTTCTTCGGTTGTCTTTGGTTTTAGGACTAGTTTACTTCGTCCTgaagagaaaatgaaaaaatattcctgAATATCTTTTTTCAAATGATTTGTCAGGAGAGCTTGTTTCTGTAAGACATCAAATTTTAATTGCGACAAAAGAATCGAACACAGGAACAAGAACCCCACTTCTCAGACATCGATACTTCTAATTTAAAAATTGTCAAtagaagacatagtcacaaccaactgcTCCCTGTCATCCAGTGCAAAAAATAGGTCATGCTAGAGTGGTTAGGTAGACAGATTACATTAGGCCTCAGGAATTTATATAAAGACCTTATGTTTTAATATTCAAGGCCATCAATTCTAATCGCTGCCATTAGGGTGCTGTAGCTGTAAGAGACAGCGGGTAAAGACAAATTTAGCAGGTTGTCCTCATAATATCATTCATTGCGTTTCTAAAGTATTAACGTTTTTAGTCATCAACTCACCTCGATAACTCTGCAACCAATCAACGTTGTACTCATCAAGGTCGTCATCGTGACCTTCACCTCCTTTCAAAACACGATTAGCGAGAAGGTCCTTGAAAAAACTTATATCTTTATCTGTGACTTTAGCGAACGGGCCACGCCGCACTCCTGGGTTGGTGTCGGTCGTGTATTCTGGTGCTATGAGCTTGACACAGCTGGTGCTAAAGCGTGCAACTGTATTCAGACTCCCATCAAGATCTGCATAAGCAACCTTCAGTGACTTCACTAGCTTGACCTTGTCAAGTTTTGGGACATTTTTCAGCACAAATAATGCTCTCCTGCTAGCACGTACGCAATGCATTTTGTTAACTCTGATGTTTTTTTATGCCTTTTTTACAGCGAATCTTAGCGTAACTTAAAAATCGGCGATTGTGTCCTTCATGATCTTCAAAAAGACAAATTTGTTACAGGCCAAGGCCTTCTTTCTAGTTTTCAATCAAGATTGATTTGCAGCGCCCTCTATCCCTAATTGATTTCGCAGGTGCCCTACACAACCTCGCTTGCAGAATTTTCTCCAATGCAATCGATGAACGAACTCATGTATATTAGGTAATCTGGAAACGAGGTGTGAAGTTAAACAGGAAATGATTGTGAAGTGGCATGTCCTGTCAGATTGTGACTACAAAGTCGTGATTTAAATAGAGAAATACTACAAGAATTTTCAATCGAAGGCGTTAATGATATCTGTTTACTACCTGTCATGTAAGTAAGAGGAATTTCCCAGCCGATTTTGATTCCAAACCGGTTGTTTTTGGCCCTATCTGTGTGTGGTCCTGGTCATATTGTACATTTTGTCTGATTTgcacacaaaatgtacagtgtgtATTGAGTACAAGTGGCTGTGTGCAGCACTGTGAGATTTTAAGAATTGATTgtattatgacaaagatgagtCATATTCAGgggaatgcatgtcatgatgtggggGCAAGGCATATTGTTTTGTCCTAACAATATAAATGTGATTCTGACCTGTGTGTGAGTGACAAGGACAGCGAAAGACGAAGACATTGGAGGACCAGAGAAACTAGTCAGCCTAGTGTCGTTGTGAAAAAGcctgggaacgagtttacaatccccgatcacagcccaaaaaaaggtcatcggttgacaaacgaagcaccactgttgaatggatttatagttgaatgcgatcaaactacgtcatttccgatcaggGATGGTAAATTTTAACCAAAGCCTGATCTTCTTGTACTCTAAACACGGGAATGACAGGACTGAGGATGAGTCGAATCCAGAGGCCAAGAATGCATCTCTTCTGCCCTCCATCAGTTTGACATAGTTTGAAGTCGAGATCACCCAAGATCTGCATGAACAACACGTTGTTTGGGAAACCTTAAGGGCCATTTACGGTTTCCTCCCTGAAGCCCCCTCTGTCTTATTTTCATAAGCCTATGTATAACCTTACCTAATGGTTTCTAATTGTGGTCTGCCTGACAGAAAATCTGAGCATAAATTGATTGCATAGAAAAAGTGTAAACTCATTATGTGTAATTTGTGCCGTGCATTGTATGCCTACAATATTTATGATATGAGTGAGTCGCCAAAAGCAAAAAAGTTCCCAACCTACATTTTCTCACCACATTATTTCGATCGAAAATGTCAGCCCAATCATTATTCAGAAATACTGCAGAACTGGGAAATTTTGCGTGCAGGAAGTTTTTGGAACAGGTGTTAAAGTATTTTGTAAACGTATTATGCCGTGAAAGTATGGTGGTTTTCCTTGAAAATGTGGGGAAATTAATGATACCCCTAACTCTTACTCTTACTCACTTGATTATTTTACATAAAAACAGCTTGAAATTTCATTTTGGACTTGGGCCAGTTTACCTACCACGTGCCTACCTGTGAAGCTGCTAATCGTTCACTTATCTTATGATGTTATTAATGATCAGGCCCCAATGGAATGGAAAGTAACTGCACTATTGAATCTTTCACAGTGAGTAACAGCAGTTAGAATCTTAACTGTATACATGAACATTGTGCCCCAGGTGATTGACTTGCACTACACAGGCCCTGCTCAGTTCTCACTGGTTCCAATGTATGATGCTAGTGGTTTCAATCTCGTCCCTGCTGCTGCAGCTGCGCTGTTGCCATGGAATCCTTGAATTCCCAAGAGAAGACTGTGGCTGATGCATAGCCATTACTTTTAGAGTCTTACATTGGCCCAAATTGATTTTAATAACAGTGACATTGATTGCAAACTgtggttaagggttgaccataggtgcCAGCATGATGATTGGCTGATGACTACCTTGACAGATGTCTCACGGTTTTAAAACAGATTGCAAACTGTTGTTTATTTAGTGAAAATGAGCCACTATCCCCCAGGGGAGTGCTGAGAATCCTCAATATTAGTTTAGGGTAGTGACTCATATGATTGCAATTGCAACATCTTCTGTCTCTTGGGATTGGAGCCTGTAATATTAGCTACACATGTAGGACTATCGTTGCGGTGATGTTGCATTGGCATTGCTACAAGTAGCAGTGGAATTGTGATTctaaatcaaacatgtcaaatgccAGTTATATGTGGATAGATAAGGAATTTCTTAATTGCAAAACAAGGATCCTTCCTGGATTCCATGACATTTCCTTTCTAATCAGGTCAGGGtcattgaaattcaaaatatttatcaTTTGTTTTTTGACATTGAGCTTGTTCCTATTTGAACACTTGAAGTCCATAAAGGCCTACCTTGTGTGTGTCAATGCAATGGGCCtacatggtgtacatgtattgttatcgAGATTTAAAAGTAACACATCGCTAGTTTTAGTGTAGCAATACAAAGCATAGCCCTATTATTCCAGTTCATGAGATAGACATCAATCTAGTCAATAAAATGAAACTTGGTTGATGATTCAGGTCAATTGGGTTATCTTGATACAATTATTGATGAAGGATGGCCTTATCGCTGGCAGTCTTTCTGGGTAAATGTTCACTTGGTCTATTACACATGTTCATGTCACATCCATGTCACATCCATGTCACATCCTTGTTGATTTTGTCTTCAACCTCTGGACAAGGAAATGATGGTAGTAAAAGCCTATAACCCGTTTCCTTCCTGTTCAAAAGTGAGTTGAGAGTATTGTATGAGATGTGgcgattaggcctacatgtacatctgaagCCGAATGACATTTGATGTGAGTACAAAAGTACCTGTGGATAATTGATAGAGACACCGGACGTGTGGGCAGTCAATATGACTATATTCTTTCCTTGAAGTCTATGCATGGTTTTTTGTTGTGGGGTTCTGAGACAAGAGTCCTTCTGGGAAGAGAACGATGAATGAACTGTTAACTGTGTGTCTACTTTGAGTGTGACTTCAGAAGTTAACGGGATCTGTTAGGATAtaggagtacatgtagtttataggTTTAGATCATTTCATTTTGTGGTGGATTAGGCCTACTCTGGTTTTCTTGCAAGGTACACACATGAAATCATTCACCTAGTCTATCAGCTGACAACTGCCTCAATTTGAGGAATAACAGGTAGATTATCTTAAAAATTGGCCCTGATAAGCTTGGTAAGTAGGACATGTCTCTCAATTTATGTTTACCTTGTCTTTGTGTTTTGTATGGGTGAGGCCAGAGCTGGGGGCCAGACAGGATTGATATTCACTTTCAGAGATGATGCCAATGGGTAGTGGCACAGTAGCACCTGGCTCCACCAGATACCCTGGAAAGATCATGGGGTGGCATTTTCTTCTCGTGTTCTCTTACAGATTGGAGTTACTCCTGTTCTCACTTTCTCTTTGTTGCCTATTTTGCTTATTTACCCAATTATATGAAATAtccattttttttaattttcaggtGCACTTGGACCTTTAAATAACATGACAAGATGATCgtttgaaaatttttgaagTGGCAGACGTAAGGTTGCGAATAGAAAATGGCAGAGCAAAAACCAAAGCAAGGTGCAAAACCACCCACGGCACCAAAACCGAGGGCATCGGCAGCTTCAGGCATGTCGGGGATGCCTTCGATGATCAACGATGAAGGCCTAGACAGACTCATGGAGCGCTTTGGCAACCCGTCAATGAATTTTGGTCCTGGCAGCGCAGCTTGGAAAAGTAAATTTGATCAAATGGGTGGTATGAGTAGCGCTGGTACTGGCAGTGGTACAGGGCAGCAGCAGACTGTCGTCACACACACGCGAGTCACGACGGGGACGGGGACCACTGAGACAAAAATTACCCGGACGTCCTCCAGGGagatgaagacaatgtcacaattcCGCTCATTTGACCAAAGTAATAGAAATGTGGTTTCTACAGATGGGTGCGGGATCCCGGATTCTATCCGTTCTTTGGGTAGCCTTGGTATGGAAGGTGGGAGCGCGTTTTCTCATCAGCCTAGTGTCAAACATTCATTCGGGAGTCTGAAAAGACGATTCGAAAATTTGGATTTGGAAAGAAGGAGCAGTGAACCGGTGTTCCCTGAGGGGTTGACTCAGCAAGAAAACCTAGTCCAGAAGCTCTCCAGTGGATCTGGTACCACTGAGTTGCATGTTAGTGCTAATGATGTGGCAAGTGAACAAAGCAGTGATTTTACAAAAAGACCTGCCTCAAATACCTATCAAATTAACATGAAAGCTGGTACAACTGTCAATATGAACAGTTCTGTGGATAAATCTAGCACCTCTCCAAGAGCTCAGCGTGGTGTATTGAAAACTGATCAGAATGGTCGCCCTGGTTCGCCTAAGTTGTCTTTATTAGGAAGTAAAGGTGTGAGACAGATACCTGTTAATGTTGTAACCTCTGACGCTGTTGGTCCTAAAACTTCTGCTCAACAACCCAAAATGAAAGTGACGAGATCGACTTCTGAGAACCCACCAAGTAATAAAAAAGCTGCTGTGAAAAGACCAGAGCCAAAACCACGAACAACTGCTCCACGTACAACCACACCACCTCGTACAAACACCCCACCACGCACAACCACACCACCTCGTAAAAACACTCCACCAAGCCAGTCTCACCAAATAAAGGTTATTCGTGTTCAAACAGACCCCAAGGAAATTCCATTAGTTGACTCACAAAAGCAGAATGCAAACAAACCAGAGAGTCTTTTGGAAAAATATAAAAACGTCAAGGCTGCTGCGGATTCGGCACCGCCGAAACAAGTCGTAGATATACCGATTCGTATCGCTAAGGTGGAATCGGAGGCCAGTGGGTCAGGAAGTGATTACGAGGATGTCATGATTCCTCCGCAGAATCGAAGTTCCGATAAAAATGCTCAAAAAAGTCCCGGCTTGCACATCCGCGCTGATCGACTCGTGCGTGCTCCTTGCAGTGATACTGACTCATCTTATTCGAAAGAGAGCCATGTGCAAAATACTAGCGAGGATTCTGATTCGGGAGATGATTATGACGAAGTTTATGTCAGCGATGGCCGGTTAAGATTTCTCACAGAGCCCGTCGATAGACGGATGCAGTTCATTCAGAAATTGGACGCAGAGAATAATAATTTCCACGATGTTCCAATCGAGTATATGGATGCGGGTTCAGGGGTCGTTGATGACGAATCAGATTCTGATGAAGGTTACGAGATGGTGGATGAGTTCTTGGGCAGGAAGTCTCATTTGGCAGGTGAGTGAGGAACTGAAAAGTTGAATGTACCCTCTCCATATTGCTTGGTTATGTGAGAGCATAATCGCGAATGATGTCAGTTGACTAGTGTTCAGGCAAGACCAGCATGCAGCCAAATATTGCTCATGAAAGCGGTCATATCCAGCTACACCTGAACTAACTCCAGTCCCTAGTCGAACTGTCCAAAAGTTAAAAAGTAAACATAATGCCTGTTTGAATTGGTCTTGTCCACAAATTGGTTCTAAAAGCATATCTTTGCATGTACATAAAAAAGTTAATGTTTGTTGATTGTCTGAATGCTGAACAGTGTCTAGCAGTATAAGGGATTTTAGAATGCATCGATGGCCTTGAACATGAGCGCAGTTTAATGGTCGAGGTTAAAATTGTTTACATAAGACGTGTTCGTACATGctggatttgaatttttttaaataaatctcATCATTTCAGTTGAGGAAGTTTCCAACAGAAGAGGAGCTAGCCAAGGGTAAGTGGCCAAGCAACCATTGAATGCAAAACTGAAAAGCTACAGGTCTTGTGGCATTTAAATTAAATGATAAAATGATCTGGTGTTTCACCGAATGGCTCGTTTGATCTGGGGAAGGAAAGAAGCCAAGGTATGTGTCGTAGAGGCAACCGTTGGTCGCCAATACGCATTCTTGAGTATGACGCTTGGAATTTCTTCCGCCTCCTCTTCCATAGGTTATCTTGATGATATATTGCTCCTAGGTACATCATTTGCATGGTAGTGTAGACAAAGCGTACACAAAGATCTCCACCTGTCCAGAAGAGGCCATGATGGATGTGTTCGTGGTGCTACTTTTTCTCAGATAGACCGTATCCTTCCAATCTGTTCCTAACAACTGAAGTCAGCTGAGCTGTTCTGATGCAATTTATTATTGTGTGGAGTGTGTACCTAGCTGCAGCATAGAAAACCAACCATGTGGGTTTGTTTCCAGTTTAAGCAGCTAACTATTTGCTGTATGGAAACTAATTACCGGTGAAGGAGCTGTCTTTCAGCCATTCTTCAGTGGATTAAGGTGTGTAGGTTTACAGATCGATGCATCATTGCTACAGTAGGTCTCTGCAAAGGCCAACGGTTAAAATCTGCTGAGCTTCTGCCCTCACCAGAGAAATTTCACTATCAGTGAGTGTTTCTACCTGTTTTGACTTGTTGTGAAAAATAATCGACATTGTCAAGGCTACCTTGGATTTGTTTTTTCCAGTTTCTGCAGGTATATGAAAATTTGCAATGAAAGTGGAGGTTGAGAGTCGGTCTAACCAAGGTTAGGAATTTACAAGTTCAGGCCATTCTTGTGAAAGTGGATTATTGTGTTGCCGGAGCAGTTCATCATTAGTTGTGGTGCTCTTAAACGTTTTTTAACCTTATTTTGGTTAAATTTGAGTGCTACTGCTTATGATATCCTTCTGTTCATTCTCAGAGGTCATACTAATAGGCTACTGTGGTGAAATTCTGGGAAGATGGAAAGTGCACCAGATGAAAGGCTTACTATTATCTCATAACCCGGCTTTACACAGATTATGGTGTCCGGCTTAGCTCTTCTTTCCCCGCTGTTTTGTGCCACACCACCATACTTAAAACGGATAAAAATTATCTCTTTCGTGACAACAGGATTTTGGGACATTCGGAGGACCAggaagagccaggaatgttaATAGTTCCTTGAAACccacgccagttcatccagaaatacaatattgggttctccccgggaacgAACTCAGGCCCTGTTGCATTGTAGCCTGTGGGCTCTGAGGTTGTTACTTCGATTTTATGCTGGCTAGTATTATGGCAATGTCAGTCGTTACCCCATTATTCCACATAAAGGTTGTGTTTGGTCAGCGCCAACTCCTACATGCATACTATTCGAAATATGGGTTATATCTCATGATAATTAGATCAAACAATCTATGCAGGCATCATTTAGATTATACAATCCAACCTGTCAGTCCACatgaatacaatgtacacattTGCGTTTGATGCTCCCCATACTTTTCGTTGTTTGTGCTTCAGCCTGGCAAATAACTAAAACCATAGGCTTCGATCAGCAAAATTCAGATGTTATTCTCTTCAGATTTTTGCAACTTCCTTTTCATAAGATAACGTTTTTCAAACAAAGTACAAGTGGATTTTACTTCTGCAAGGTTTGAAACAATTTGTTGTGTCTGATGAGTGATGTtccctgtaggcctacttcaggCTGAATTTTCTTGGGGTGGATGAAAAGATCGAGCAGCTATAAAGCTAAGGTAATTCTGCCAGATACGTTTCCTATCACAAGGTGCTATTCTTCTACTACAAACATGCACAAGTTTTTCTTTCTGCATGGATCGCTTGAAGGAATTCTCAATAGACTCTAGGACTAGGTTCTAGTTTGTTTTCAAGCGGATCCATGTGTGTAAAAGTCGTTGgtagaatcaaaactggtgctTCATGGCAAGAAAACGTTAAAGAAATCAAACACGATTGACACTGGCCTAATTCTTAGATAAATTTTATCAGTACGATGTGGGGGCCAGTATATGCATGGTCATCTATCATAGTCATGAAATGTCAGCCATTTTCCTAGTGCTGTGCCCAACAAGTGGTAAATAAGCTAAGGTAGGGAGAGTGAAAATGGATGCCTGTGTTAGGCAGGGGTGTTCATTGCTGCATTTAGAGGGGCACATACCTTTGTTGGCACAGTAGGAATGTATCCATTGGGTCAGATGTCACTCCAAATGTCAAAGGTCAAAAAGTACTTGCCCCATACTTCCTCTAAaagattttgttttgttttgtgcttgttagaAACACTTTTAATCACAAAGGCCGCCAAAACACCTGAGGTGATGTTGGTGTTGACGCAACGCACTATGATGCATGATGTATGCAATGCATGGCATCATGTTGTTGACCCAAATGATGCTATAAAAAGCCAGAGCCATGGCTGACTCTGGTATTTGAGGATGAAAATCTCCATGATCTAGGGCCCCGTCTCACATTGAAGTGTTAATTGGTGTGGGAATTTGAACCCAATAGTCCTCCACTGATACTTTATTGTAACTCTTCCAATTAGTCTGAACTGCTGAATGAGGAAAATGTGGCTGGCAAAAGCTGTCTGACCTTGCCATACAAGATCTCGGGTAACTACCACAATGTCAAAAAAACAACCTCTAATGACTCATGGATGGCCATTGACTGCACTTGATGAGAATTAATTTTCGTTTGCATACTTTTACAAGcagttttgtttgaaaatgatTGGCCTTTAAGTCTGATACCGTCATTCAAAACTTTTCGACTTGGGATGTACTTATTGGGACAGCTTTGATTACATTCGGTTTGTGACGGATGTCTCTCTTTCTCAATCTAAGGTTGGTTTATCGCATAGTTCTTTCAGGTTTGACTGGCTGCTTCCAAGCGATTTGGTTCTTTCTGCTTTAGAGTTCGAAGGTTCCCTGTCTTGCTGAAAATGTCTTGTTTTGAAATTCCCCAGTGTTGGATTGATGTAGGATTGTGGGGTTGGCCTCCAAGTCACATCCAGAGGAAATCGGGGTTGGATGTTGTCTTCTCCGACCCTTCAAACAAACCCCTGAGATATTTCCCCTAATTGGCTGAAGTACACCCCCAGTTTCCTCAGGTTGCCAAGTCCTTATTGCTTTTTCCTCCTTCAAATCATTGTCTAAATCATCAGCCTCTTGACAATGACAGGATAATATTATGGCATTGCCACTACAACTTTGCATTTGAATGGAGTTTCGGGCCAAAGTGAATGGCATATTGGTTGAAATTACTATAATGGGTTGACCAGGCCTATACCCACTCTCCTACTTGTAATTTTGTAAGCTACTTATCTTAAACAAAATGCCTACATACTTTATTTACATTAGAGGTATAGATGAATGCACctgtgtacatgatgtatgtactAGACTATATATATTTTTCAGGAAATTAGGGCCTGGTCGACGGAATCAGAATAAGGCTCGCTATCAGACGGATCCCGGTTTGAAATCCGGCTTTGCTGTCTACAGCAAAGAGGTAAGATGAGCTAGCTCTGTGATAATGATTTTGCTCctcttgcattgtttttgcatGCCAATACTGTTAGCGCCTCAAGTAATGTGCATAGCGGACATGTTTTGGGGCTAAATGTTGCTACATTATCCTGACTGAACAAGTATATTTTTCTCCCGTAAACCTGATCCCAAACAGATGGCTTATCAGATACCTGAAACAGATAACCTTTCTATTAACCCATTCCTGAATACATATTGTATCACGCCATTGATATTCGTCTAGCTGTCGATTGAAGTAGACTGTGTGTCGAAAATTTCTGAACTATTTTCGATGTTTATCTTGTGAACTATGGTTTTAAAGCCAATGGTCTGCTATGGAAGGATGTTCTAATCTCTAGTCAAGGTGggattatttcaattttctaaTATCCAGGAAGCCGTCTCGGACCCTGATGAAGAGTTTTACGATGACGTGACTAGCAAAGATCAGGACGACCATTACGAACCTGTTGGCCAGCCGTATACGCAACCAGAGGGTGATGACGACAAATCTCACCAGGCAAACGCTGTGAAACAATTTGGTAGGAAGGCCGCAGGTCATATTCATGCGTTCAAGAAAAAATTTGCAACGCGACTTTTCAGTAAAGGATTAGAGGACGAAGACCTAAAGTCGAATAGCATTGACCCACTTGAGGGTCAAGAGAAGGGGAGGAGTTTGTCTCAACCTGACCCAACATTGGAGGCTTCTTTGAGTTCTAAGTCGGATACAACCCTTGATTCCGAGTTAGATACGAATCAGAAAGTGCGTTCTTTGAGTGACATTCACACGCCAAGGTTTGGGGTGTTTCCCGAGGGTGATCCCCCTGACAGGCCTCCTCCGAGGTTAAAGAGGAATACTGCTGATCTCAACGCTGTAGTTCCACCTCCTAATATTTCCTTAGGTCCCAGGTAAGTCATGTTTAGTACAATCccattcaaaattttgaaatccaaATGACGTTACTT
The sequence above is a segment of the Lineus longissimus chromosome 12, tnLinLong1.2, whole genome shotgun sequence genome. Coding sequences within it:
- the LOC135496459 gene encoding uncharacterized protein LOC135496459 isoform X4; the protein is MAEQKPKQGAKPPTAPKPRASAASGMSGMPSMINDEGLDRLMERFGNPSMNFGPGSAAWKSKFDQMGGMSSAGTGSGTGQQQTVVTHTRVTTGTGTTETKITRTSSREMKTMSQFRSFDQSNRNVVSTDGCGIPDSIRSLGSLGMEGGSAFSHQPSVKHSFGSLKRRFENLDLERRSSEPVFPEGLTQQENLVQKLSSGSGTTELHVSANDVASEQSSDFTKRPASNTYQINMKAGTTVNMNSSVDKSSTSPRAQRGVLKTDQNGRPGSPKLSLLGSKGVRQIPVNVVTSDAVGPKTSAQQPKMKVTRSTSENPPSNKKAAVKRPEPKPRTTAPRTTTPPRTNTPPRTTTPPRKNTPPSQSHQIKVIRVQTDPKEIPLVDSQKQNANKPESLLEKYKNVKAAADSAPPKQVVDIPIRIAKVESEASGSGSDYEDVMIPPQNRSSDKNAQKSPGLHIRADRLVRAPCSDTDSSYSKESHVQNTSEDSDSGDDYDEVYVSDGRLRFLTEPVDRRMQFIQKLDAENNNFHDVPIEYMDAGSGVVDDESDSDEGYEMVDEFLGRKSHLAVEEVSNRRGASQGKLGPGRRNQNKARYQTDPGLKSGFAVYSKEEAVSDPDEEFYDDVTSKDQDDHYEPVGQPYTQPEGDDDKSHQANAVKQFGRKAAGHIHAFKKKFATRLFSKGLEDEDLKSNSIDPLEGQEKGRSLSQPDPTLEASLSSKSDTTLDSELDTNQKVRSLSDIHTPRFGVFPEGDPPDRPPPRLKRNTADLNAVVPPPNISLGPSFPDGYLGNPQFSHSLENLVSGFPKMDLNARPPAALPRDATSSSSVSTTTKSSSSHTSYSWTNENGVSNSTTTTSSNIERESRSSHSTNAGKTVTKVKKQDDYLHMSRTESKVLGDDSSSDDMDYIDAGSEEDRLKALQLSMQKSGAKVEIHGESSSSYLELLDNNVITQLKRVNRFQSRFGGDEAPLYQIYHKKMCVAAIREDEGADSDDEDNIYTTFSGPSSPAAIEAPPTSPRCDSPAPDAENQAIDYTTPSVQTFDLKTSSSGAVRSLWCEMPEVKQSGVLNRLTPQERKLQETLFEIITSEASYQKSLLVLVNNFLLDPMFSVDPKKCAINKRDKHFIFSNVVAVMESSENLLRDLEARWQKSCVLDDICDVVGDHASKNFDVYVRYCSNQMYQSRTLTKLLVENKEFREALHSLEKNPACQGLPMKSFLLLPMQRITRLPLLIDAVCHRCEVEKDKTIYPSAKRALEVIQGVVSKCNEGARNMERMEQMVEIERSLKFKVKKCPLISASRYLVKKGELLRISSETTSTLKRMVKAKASKTPIWLFLFNDLLMLTKKKGFMLREQYGVFDYCSRINISVELVEEPEHDPRVPENLSSTVKNLFILALLENHCGKQVELILSAESTSDRARWIEVLSPAKEESKDEKVYESWDCPQVQAVFQYEAKQPDELTLDESDVVNVIRKMGDGWFEGERIRDGQKGWFPSNHTMEIMNAHVRAKNLKQRYRLMVLSQQAVVEGKGSNVKVQTSQQKHMI
- the LOC135496459 gene encoding uncharacterized protein LOC135496459 isoform X6 — translated: MAEQKPKQGAKPPTAPKPRASAASGMSGMPSMINDEGLDRLMERFGNPSMNFGPGSAAWKSKFDQMGGMSSAGTGSGTGQQQTVVTHTRVTTGTGTTETKITRTSSREMKTMSQFRSFDQSNRNVVSTDGCGIPDSIRSLGSLGMEGGSAFSHQPSVKHSFGSLKRRFENLDLERRSSEPVFPEGLTQQENLVQKLSSGSGTTELHVSANDVASEQSSDFTKRPASNTYQINMKAGTTVNMNSSVDKSSTSPRAQRGVLKTDQNGRPGSPKLSLLGSKGVRQIPVNVVTSDAVGPKTSAQQPKMKVTRSTSENPPSNKKAAVKRPEPKPRTTAPRTTTPPRTNTPPRTTTPPRKNTPPSQSHQIKVIRVQTDPKEIPLVDSQKQNANKPESLLEKYKNVKAAADSAPPKQVVDIPIRIAKVESEASGSGSDYEDVMIPPQNRSSDKNAQKSPGLHIRADRLVRAPCSDTDSSYSKESHVQNTSEDSDSGDDYDEVYVSDGRLRFLTEPVDRRMQFIQKLDAENNNFHDVPIEYMDAGSGVVDDESDSDEGYEMVDEFLGRKSHLAVEEVSNRRGASQGKLGPGRRNQNKARYQTDPGLKSGFAVYSKEEAVSDPDEEFYDDVTSKDQDDHYEPVGQPYTQPEGDDDKSHQANAVKQFGRKAAGHIHAFKKKFATRLFSKGLEDEDLKSNSIDPLEGQEKGRSLSQPDPTLEASLSSKSDTTLDSELDTNQKVRSLSDIHTPRFGVFPEGDPPDRPPPRLKRNTADLNAVVPPPNISLGPSFPDGYLGNPQFSHSLENLVSGFPKMDLNARPPAALPRDVSSACTSGMLRKNVYCERESRSSHSTNAGKTVTKVKKQDDYLHMSRTESKVLGDDSSSDDMDYIDAGSEEDRLKALQLSMQKSGAKVEIHGESSSSYLELLDNNVITQLKRVNRFQSRFGGDEAPLYQIYHKKMCVAAIREDEGADSDDEDNIYTTFSGPSSPAAIEAPPTSPRCDSPAPDAENQAIDYTTPSVQTFDLKTSSSGAVRSLWCEMPEVKQSGVLNRLTPQERKLQETLFEIITSEASYQKSLLVLVNNFLLDPMFSVDPKKCAINKRDKHFIFSNVVAVMESSENLLRDLEARWQKSCVLDDICDVVGDHASKNFDVYVRYCSNQMYQSRTLTKLLVENKEFREALHSLEKNPACQGLPMKSFLLLPMQRITRLPLLIDAVCHRCEVEKDKTIYPSAKRALEVIQGVVSKCNEGARNMERMEQMVEIERSLKFKVKKCPLISASRYLVKKGELLRISSETTSTLKRMVKAKASKTPIWLFLFNDLLMLTKKKGFMLREQYGVFDYCSRINISVELVEEPEHDPRVPENLSSTVKNLFILALLENHCGKQVELILSAESTSDRARWIEVLSPAKEESKDEKVYESWDCPQVQAVFQYEAKQPDELTLDESDVVNVIRKMGDGWFEGERIRDGQKGWFPSNHTMEIMNAHVRAKNLKQRYRLMVLSQQAVVEGKGSNVKVQTSQQKHMI